Below is a window of Chanodichthys erythropterus isolate Z2021 chromosome 19, ASM2448905v1, whole genome shotgun sequence DNA.
GCGACTTTCCCAATGGATTCCCAATTATTTTCCTGCATACTCGACTAGAGACATCATCGCTCCACTGTGGACAGACATTGATAATAGTAGGAAAGGAACCATCTCTTACCGTCAAGTAACAGATGGTCCTCTCTTGAATCGGGCTTCAAGACACATAAACCAATATTTTCCCAACTTGAACTTCTCTGCCTCATGGGGTTTTATTGCTACATGGGATAAAGTACCGTTCTTTGGAATGACAGAGACAGTAAGTTTTTCTTTCAATTAGCATGCGCTTGtaaacctttaatgtttttttgtcacTCGATCATtcttgtattgcattgcattaagaTTTGCCCCCAtaaaaactacagagctttgatcatagaactaagcatttaaatataatcttaCTGAGACATAATTGGGAGATATAGagtgatatttatatgcattatatatatatatatatatatatatatatatatatatatatatatatatatatatatatatatgtatatatatatatatagtctgttatactgttataaatatctaattgatttacattacaagctatcagaatatcatcttactttttggccatataaatatcagcatccACAATAGACTGCAAATTTTTgcttagtttgttttttttctcttccagtgtgagctccatattctcactatatcattttatataagcCATAAAATCCTGATATATCAAAAATGACACTCAACAAAAACATATTGCAATTTTTATTTcttgatatttttaaaaaatgttttgtataaagTACCTGTTTATGATTATTAAAGCACATAAATGGGAAGATGAACTGCATTTAGTTAAAGCAATGCATAACTAACCAAGCATAAAGACAGAATTACTCTCTGTCTATGAGCTATTAGAATAATTTTCTGTTTCTGTAACAGAGTTCATCTTTTCAAGTTGTTCTGGTCTCTGGTGGCTCTCTGTCTTTTGTCATGATGAACTACGGAAATATCTCCTCTACGGTTCAACGCTTTCAGGTTAGAAAGAATTAGAACTCTGAAGTCTAGATCTAAGATAATATTAGAGATCTTGTAAATATCTTGTACTACAAAAGACTTTTTGATGACGACTGATTTTTGTTTACTCAGGCTGGCTATGACACAATAAACTCAACCAATTATTATTCTATACCTGTGGCTGATGAAAATAACCTCTCCAACTCCAGCAATGTCAATGTACCAGGACGATGGGTATTCCGTGTTGATAGCGGGTCAAAGGGTAACTTCACTGTTTAATATAAACACCATAAATAGCCATGAAATataacatgaaagaaaaaagtaGGCACTATAAAATTTCCTCCTTTAAAACTTGTAACACTCATAATGAAACTATTGGGAATATTAGGAATATTCTACCCATATGGAGGTGTAGAGGATGTGAAAAACCCACAGTCAGATGATGGAAGTTCTCCACTGATCCCCTTGCTGCAGCCATTTGTGTACTTTGGCCGTgtatatgacaaaatatttgtaaGAAACATTCATTAATGACATTCAATAATATATATTCCACAAAGATGAGCTCCCTTAAAAATACAGATAACATATTTTGATCCTACAGGTGAATAATAATGGAGACCTGACCTTTGATGTGCCACTTTCCCAGTGGATTCCCAATTATTTTCCTGCAAACTCAACTAAAGACATCATCGCTCCACTGTGGACAGACATTAATAATCGTGTAGGAGGAACCATCTCTTACCGTCAAGTAATAGATGGTTATCTCTTGAATCGGGCTTCAAGAGACATAAACCAATATTATCCCAACTTGAACTTCTCTGCCTCGTGGGTTTTTATTGCTACATGGGATAAAGTACCGTACTTTGGAATGACAGAGACAGTAAGTTTTTCTTTCAATTAGCATGCACTTTCAAACCTTGGATGTTTATTTGTCTCTCAATCATActttaatgcaatgcaatacatgTTTTGGCACCATGAAAACTTCAGAGCTTTgttcataaaactaagcatttaaatatcatctcaCTAAGACATAATTGGGAGATATAGagtgatatttatatgcattttatttaagtGGTCTGTTATACTGTTATAAATttctcattgatttacattacaagctatcAGAATTGTATCTtactttttggccatataaatatcagcatctgcaacaaactgtatatttttgctcagtttgtgtTTTTTCCTCCTCCAATGTGagctccatattctcactatatcatTCTGTATaagccataaaagcctgatgtataaaATATGACGGTCAACACAAAAcacatatgcatttttttttttttttttaggatttttaaaaaatatatttttctaaagGATCTGTTTATGATTATTAAAGTACATAAATGGGCAGATGAACTGCTTTTAGTTAAAGCAATGCATAACTAACCAAGAATAAAGACAGAATTACTCTCTGTCTATGAGCCATAAGGATAATTTTCTGTTTCTGTAACAGAGTTCATCTTTTCAAGTTGTTCTGGTCTCTGGTGGCTCTCTGTCTTTTGTCATGATGAACTACGGAAATATCTCCTCTACGGTTCAACGCTTTCAGGTTAGAAAGAATTAGAACTCTGAACTCTAGATCTAAGATAATATTAGAGAACTTGTAAATATCTTGTACTACAAAAGACTTTTTGATGACGACTGATTTTTGTTTACTCAGGCTGGCTATGACACAATAAACTCAACCAATTATTATTCTATCCCTGTGGCTGATGAAAATAAACTCTCCAACTGCAGCAATGTCAATGTACCAGGACGATGGATATTTCGTGTTGATGGCGGGCATAAGGGTAACTTCACTGTTTAATATAAACATGATAAATAACCATGAGatatgaaagaaaaaagtaGGCACTATAAAATTTCCTCCTTTAAAACTTGAAACACTCAAAATGTTACTATTGGGAATATTAGGAATATTCTACCCATATGGAGATGTAGAGGATGTGAAAAACCCACAGTTGGATGATGGAAGTTCTCCACTGATCCCCTTGCAGCAGCCATTTGTATACTTTGGCCGTgtatatgacaaaatatttgtaaGAAGCATTCATTAATGATATTCATTAATATATATTCCTCAGtatatgaattaattaattaaattgaaaATCCAGATAACATATTTTGTTCCTACAGGTAAATAATAATGGAGACCTGACCTTTGATGTCCCACTTTCCCAGTGGTTCCCCAATTATTTTCCTGCATACTCGATCAGAGACATCATCGCTCCACTGTGGACAGACATTAATAATCGTGTAGGAGGAACCATCTCTTACCGTCAAGTAACTGATGGTTATCTCTTAAATCGGGCTTCAAGAgacataaacaaacattttcccAATGTGAACTTCTCTGCCTCGTGGGTTTTTATTGCTACATGGGATAAAGTACCATACTTTGGAATGACAGAGACAGTAagtttttctttcatttagCATGCACTTGTAAACATTGAATGTTTGTCTCTCAAttatcattgtattgcattataTATTATGCCCCCATAAAAACatacagagctttgatcataaaactaagcatttaaatatcatcttactaagacataACTGGGAGATACAGtataatgatatttatatgcattttatgtaagtagTCTGTTATACTGTTATAATTATCCCATTGATTTACTGTAACGTAACTGCTGTGAGACACGAAGGTTGAGGATCCAGATGCAGTCTTTCTTTAGAGTAATCCAAAAACAGAgtcaaaaaacaggaaaaggtcATACACAGGAGAGCAATCCAAACAATAACTGAGATAAGGGAAGATGTAATCTGATTTAACCcaattcttaaagggttagttcacccaaaaatgcaaataatgtcatttattactcaccctcatgtcgttctacacccgtaagccCTTCGTAAATCTTCGGAaagcaaattaagatatttttgttgaaatttgatggctcagtgaggcctgcatagggagcaatgacatttcctctccattaatgtactaaaaacatattttaatcagtttCTTGTGAGTACAGaggttcaatattaatactataaagcaacgagaatatttttggtgcaccaaaaaaaacaaacaaacaacttatatagtgatgcccgatttcaaaacactgcttcaggaagcttcggagcattatgaatcttttgtgtcgaatcagtttTTCAGAgggccaaagtcacgtgatttcagcaatttggaggtttgacacgcgatccgaatcatgattcgacaccaaagattcataatgctccgaagcttactgaagcagtgttttgaaatcggccatcactaaataagtcgttattttgttttggcacaccaaaagtattctcgtcgctttataatgttaatattgaaccactgtactcacacgaactgatttaaatatgttttagtacattaatggatcttgagagaggaaatgtcattgctggctatggaggcctcactgagccatcggatttcaacaaaaataacttaatttggtttccgaagatgaacaaaggtcttacaggtgtggaacggcatgacggtgagtaataaatgacattattttcattttcgggtgacTAACCCTAaacaaaccctttaataataatttaataattttaatattttttcaaataagaaAAGCCTGGATTCCCAGCAGTTGAATAGTGGATTTGgccaatgtttttttctctttaaatgATGATagtcaaattaactttttcCCCTATACcaattagaaaaagaaaaaaaaaaaacactttactaAAATTTATTAGACAAAATTCTTTATAGTATCCCAAAAATCAGTACCTTGTTAAATGAGTTAAATTGCCAAACTTGATAAAATACCACAATGCAACTTTTAAGGAGAAAAGGAATAAcagagatttatttatttacataaagataataataccccctctttaaaaaaaaaaaaaaaaaacaataactgaaaataaatataaataggaCACAGAGAAACTTTTACCTAATGGTATGTAAATTACTAATtttctcaaaaataaaatatataaatcaccTTCTTAGtctcaaaatgttttttctctctACGATTTCTAACCTTTTCCGTTAGTACTTTAGTACACTGTGATCAATCTACTTGTTAcgaatgggaggctcaggcaggagatccaagtgcagcgtttatttacagtgaggatggtcgtacaggcagagttaatcaggggcaaacaggaacagcaaaggacaggcagggacgacgtcagggtacaggcggtaggtcaaaaggcaggcagatatcgaTCATAGAAcaggaaacaataaacaatcCAGGGGTCCAAAGGCAAGCAGCAAAGAATCAACACGGGAAACAGACAAGGTCGGGAACAGAAAGGCAAACAGGGaaaaacgctcagaaattgcaacatgaatgttaaacaatacttcgcggtgaggtggtgtgtgtggaagtcctttatagtccaggtaatgagctacagctgggtgtggtgattagtgattagtgtgaagtgtgtgcaggtgagtgacagagaggatgatgggagatgaaGTCCAGGAACAGTGAccggaacagacggtgatcatgacataatgcccccctcccggaaggcgcgtcctcgcgccgtaaaaggaacagctagggagggggggtgggtgcattggagatctaacgGCAGACGGGGACGgaatctccaatgcagccccagggactcaggcagccacggtgggtcaggtggctcaggcggccatggcaggtcagaTGGCCTGGGCAGCCACAGTAGGTCGGATGGTTCAGGCAACCACAGCCGGTCAGGTGACTCGGACGGCCACGGTagatcaggtggctcgggcgaccacggcaggtcaggtggctcgggcaaccacggcaggtcaggtggcttgggcagcctcAGCAATGAGTCCATGAATGGCCCAagtgggctacagtccataaatggccctgaCAACAGTGActgggcagggtccccacccactaGCTCCCCACCCActagctccccacccctaggtatactgccccccccaaaaaaagttcttggggatttcagcggggcccgtcgcaggttcgtgggcaaggagttcgggtggcgccggcagggcaagacgcctgaatggcgccggcagggcgaggagctcgggtggcgccggcagggcgaggagctcgggtggcgccggcagggcgaggagctcgggtggcgccggcagggcgaggagctcgggtggcgccggcagggcgaggagctcgggtggcgccggcagggcgaggagctcgggtggcgccggcagggcgaggagctcgggtggcgccggcagggcgaggagctccggtggcgccggcagggcgaggagctccggtggcgccggcagggcgaggagcacaggtggcgccggcagggcgaggagcacaggtggcgccggcagagcgagccACCTGGGCGCAGTgggagagacctctggagtaGTCTCTGGACCCCCAACGGCCTCTTGAAAGGCTTCTGAGCCTTGAGGAAAGAAagaagccttcttcctccttctcctcttcCGAGGGTGAGGTGATGGTTCCCAGGTTGGAGTGGATTCTGGAGCGAAGTCAGTGGCTGGAACGTCCCCTGCATCCTTAcgcaccgcaggggcggccatcttgcccgtgggcactggcaaagcagtcTTTTCGTCCATTGCGTCCAGAGCACTCGAGTCCATGGataccggcgagcttgagagcgttgaaaccggcgagcttgagagcgttgaaaccggcgagcttgagagcgttgaaaccggcgagcttgagtgcgaagcggccggcgggcttgagtgcgaagcggccggcgggcttgagtgcgaagcggccggcgggcttgagtgcgaagcggccggcgggcttgagtgcgaagcggccggcgggcttgagtgcgaagcggccaccgggtttgagagcgaagcggccgacggagacttggggatgccagctgctcggactgaaatcaacggtggatcggtcacactggaacgcaaccctctccgctcccggactgatctagagacctgacgtgactctgggcgatcagcggcgacgtgactttgctctgggcgatcagcgaaggcgtgacgttgctctgggcgatcagcgaaggcgtgacgttgctctgggcgatcagcgaaggcgtgacgttgctctgggcgatcagcgaaggcgtgacgttgctctgggcgatcagcgaaggcgtgacgttgctctgggcgatcagcgaaggcgtgacgttgctctgggcgatcagcgaaggcgtgacgttgctctgggcgatcagcgaaggcgtgacgttgctctgggcgatcagcgaaggcgtgacgttgctctgggcgatcagcgaaggcgtgacgttgctctgggtgatcagcggagaCTTGACTTGATGTTGTTGTGGTAGTaaccgccattttgtgagtgtctataggcgcggcggccattacaTGACACAGCGAGGTGTCGAAATCCTCAGCAACACCCACAGTAAAGGGAGACCCGCTCAGTTGCAAAGCCAGCTCGATATATTGTTCTAAAGTCCCGTTAATCTCATGTAGTGGCATGACGGAGCTGAGCGGGTCCGATAATCCACCGtgaaaaaatatcattaaacaGTCCTCACTGAAACAAGTTGATGGTGCCAATTCGATAAAATCCATGACATAATCCTCAATGGGTCTGTCTCCCTGACGGAGACCCATTAACTGGGCAGATGGATTCATCTTGGCGGTGATAGAAACACTCAcggaagctgctggatctgtgGTGGTGAAGTATTCTGTTAcgaatgggaggctcaggcaggagatccaagtgcagcgtttatttacagtgaggatggtcgtacaggcagagttaatcaggggcaaacaggaacagcaaaggacaggcagggacgacgtcagggtacaggcggtaggtcaaaaggcaggcagatatcgaTCATAGAAcaggaaacaataaacaatcCAGGGGTCCAAAGGCAAGCAGCAGAGAATCAACACGGGAAACAGACAAGGTCGGGAACAGAAAGGCAAACAGGGaaaaacgctcagaaattgcaacatgaatgttaaacaatactttgcggtgaggtggtgtgtgtggaagtcctttatagtccaggtaatgagctacagctgggtgtggtgattagtgattagtgtgaagtgtgtgcagttgagtgacagagaggatgatgggagatgaaGTCCAGGAACAGTGAccggaacagacggtgatcatgacactaCTTTTAAGATAACCAATTTAAAACCTGTAAGAGTTAAACACTCTTTTCTCCAAAATCACTTAAATCAGTAAAGAAAATTAAACACTTCTCTTAACCTCAATTGTACACTTCAAAAAATCGTCTcgggttacgtatgtaaccatggttccctgagaaaagggaacgagactctgcgtttgCAGTAAACGCTTTGGGGAACATCACATGACCCAGGTCCGAAAGTCAACTATCAacaactccaatccctattggccggcgacagcctatgatgtAATACGGAACGACCCGGAGTATAAAGGAGTGCCTGGAGAAACAGTCAGTATCTATCATCTTGAGGGACTGTTCTGCAGGCAGGCATCCTGAAACATGGCAAGGAAACGCAGAGTcttgttccctgttctcagggaaccatggttacatatgtaacttgagacgttccctttcaaaagggaacTCTACACTGCGTTTGCAGTAAATGCtttggggaacgatatacccacgccgccatgctTGAGGAGAGTGCATGCCAAGAAATATGGCTGAGACAAAGGCTCCAGAGCAGTTAGAGAGCAGAGAACTGCTTGGCAACTCCCCCTTGGTGCAcaccaggctgtcagtgacagcattccctttgGCCAACAGCCCAAACTGAACTTCAAGAAGGCCTTCCTCAGAGGGCCTACAGAAGTTGTTAAGGCATCTGGAACCAGCTTTTCCAAAGAGAAAGTGGtccctttaagggaatgtggccaagGAACCGAAGGGAACCTCGGCCAGTCACTAGAGGGGAACAAAGTCACCCCCaatgccaccagggaggccgaACTGGTCTGTCAAGAGACAAACTTAGTCTTGGCCAATCCTGTCTTAATAAAGAGCCTCTAAAAACGCATTCTTCATAGAAGATAGTAAGTAAGAGTGACTGCAAAGAGGCAGAAACAAACTCAAACCCACTCGTACAgacgggcatcctggagagcagaactcagctgagtgcTATGAACCCTCCTATTGAGGGGAGATAATCCGctcatcctaggatctactcaaTGCTTAATTAatgcactgaggaggctgtgcgctagAGAACCCTGATACAgtggagcacaaaccagcctggggcTGAATCTTAGGAGGAGGCCTGATTAAGGCCTACCACCATGATCATCTTGgggagctaagcactattacaAACATTACCCTAAAAGGAAGTACAAAGCTCACCTAACAGGTAGACCATGCAATGGGCACATACTCATGGAGGCCAAAGAGGGGCCTACAGCATGATAGTAGCTATATGTGAAACAGAAGTATATTCAGAAAGTGGCCTGGAGGGGCCACCCTGAACACCTGTCTTGCTGGCAGCAGACAGGCAACTTCAATGGCAGCATAAGAGGCTGCAAAGCACCCGCATGATAATCTACCCAACACAATCCAAtgagcagtgtactcagtaaaagcacctttttacTCTTTCAAGCAAGAGGAATACAACATACATCAACACATAGTCGAGGAAGGCCCATGCGGGCCTATCACCTCAACAGACACAtggcatcagctcgtggcagAGTTCTTAGGCACCGAAGAATGATAAATAACAGACACAAAGGAGGTTAAATATCATCTGGGCCCCTGGCCAACCAGAAGTGTATTTAAAGGTTCTCAGAGAGAAATACACGTCAAcataccactatgctgaaaaaGGCGGCCAATAGGTCCTAGCAACCTTTAGACATATGGCATAAGTCCAGTGGCCATCTTTAGGAGCATTGAATAGATCCACTGTGatgagcagggcgggcgagagccgtgagggaacggcgcgaggccggtgatgTGAGTGTTAATGATCTTCACCTGTGAGGCGCGctggccttgagtctctcacggaggagctcccggagcataaaaggaggagcgacgacagtgaaggacgagagaggaccaggcctggatattattttatgttttattatgtttgtgtggccgacagatgtccgcgagggtctgccggcattactttcattttgttctttgtttattttggtattaaagttttgttgaatgttcgccggttcccgcctccttcttcccgtatatacgaactgtgttacatccATCTTAGACATCTAGGTGGCTATTAGCTCAACTAGCATAAGATCAGGCTCAGGGAGACGGATGCAGTTcaaaccaaacctcagtaaGGTTTCACCACAGCATACACCCTGAGGGGCTAGCCACTCAAAGTACTCAGAAAAGCACCATAAATTCTCTCAGCGAGAAGAGTACGCAGCTGAACTCCAAATGCTATACCGGAGGCCGAGAAGAGGCCTACCTTAGTAAACATATGGCATCAGCAAGTGGCTGCCATAACCCGTCCGCCCAAAAGCGATGTATTTAGTATTGAAACTTCCTCAGAAGAAATACATAGAACGCTGCCACCCAACGTGAACAGGCCTGATTAGGGCTTATACGTTGAGGTGGGGCGTGGCCTTTTTTAAGGTGGTCAGGTTTTTTCCAAAGCATCCTGCCAGCAAATCAAATAAAAAGGAGGCCTAGTGGGGCTTACAATCTCAGCGACAAGTGGCGTTCAGCAACTGTAGAGTAAAAACACAGACTGTGCCAGACTCAAGGAGGCTGATGTAGTTATACCCTCAGTAAGGTTTTACCACCAGAACTCACCCTGAGAGGTCAGCCACTCAGAGCAGTACTCGGAAAAAGCACCTTTTTACTCTCAAAGTGAGAGGAGTACATAACTGAACTCCAACATGCTACGCAGGAGCCTTAGTAAACACGTGGCATCAGCAGGTGGCGACCATAACAATACCAACCATTAGGCCATGCCTTCAAACATTAGTTTCTAAAAGGAGTGCATATTACGCCACATACTCCAAGAGAGGCCTGCTTAAGGCCTACTCAACAGAGCTGGGGCGTGGCCAATGGTGGTATTGGATTCACAAGCATCCTGCCAGTATGTCAGCTAAAAAGAAGGCCTATAGGGCCTACAATCTCAGCAACAAGTGGCATTCAGCCCGTTTGTCCATATAACACATACTGTGCCAACATGTAAACTAAAAGGAGGCCTTATTAGGCCTACCGTAGTAAACACGTGGCATCAGCCAGTCCAAGACCATATCAACCATCAAGCCACGCATTCAGTGGAAAACCTTTCATGCACTACTTAGAGAAGGAATGCACATTACGCCGCCAAACTCCACGAGAGGCCTGCTTAAGACCTACTCAACAGAGGTGGGGCGTGGCCGATGGTGGTATGGGTTCTCGGATTCCCAGGCATCCTGCCAACAAGTCAGCTAAAAAGGAGGCCCCGCGGGGCCTACAATCTCAGCAACAAGTGGCGTTCAGCCTGTTTGCAGAATAAAACACAAACTGTGCCAACATGTGAACTAGAAAGGAGGCCTGTTGGGGCTTACCATTCTAATGACACGTGGCTTCAGCTCATGAAATACTGAAAACTATGTGAGCAAACTATGATCAGCTACCAGCACTTGTTAGAAATACAATTGCTAACTAGAAGGAGGCTAATTAACCATAAGAGCCTACAATCAAagttatatgcaatatagctTAACAAGATCACAAAAAGAGAGGTAATAGAAACCAGCTTTTCTCAAAAAGTGGTTTTATACTACCCTGAGtatgcaatccaacaggtgatgcacaCAGTAACACCAATAAACCTACATATGGGGAATATTAGGTCACCAATGTCTCCAAAAGCAGCTACATGAAAAAGCCTGCTATTATGAGAACAGGtgctaacctgtggcagcataaGTAAGTTCACATATAACGTAGGGCAAATGTCTAGAACTTTAAAGCAAATGCAGCGCTTTGATGTATATGCTATTTTCAAAGAGGAAAATAATTTTCTCTATACAGATTCTCAAATCTGTACTGAGGACGGATGCTAAACATTAGCAACGTCAACTCAAAGTTGATAAAATGAGGATGGATGCTAAACATTAGCAACGTCAACTCAAagttgataaaagaacacaagTAGCTCAGAGGAAAGAACACATTTTCCATAGCATAAAAGTTCTAGAAAGTGGGGCCTTGCACACACAGCATGAACTTATCTACACAAAGATAAGAGCCTACCACCTGAGATAACAGCATCAGGGAGTCTAAAAACAGTCTACATCCTAGATGTTAAACTGAACAATTGCACCTACATAGCAAGGGGATAATGGGCATATGGCCTAACAACTCCCTCgggaggaggccagaactaggaactatacaacctGACAAGGGATAGTATACATAGggttatatgtaaataacacaCCTAACCTAGCTCTAGCCTAGCCGCTAAACTATGGGCATTCTTACAGGGCCACAAGCCTAGTGAAGCCTGGGTTTCACCTCCAAATCTCATGGATAAGAGAAAGAAAGTTAGGCTCACAAGCAAACAATGTCAGGCGGCTGATTAGGGCCGACCTAAACATACATAATAACTGAAGTGACAAGTGCTAACTCAAACTAATCTAGAAAACAGCAGATGACAAGCTACTCTAAACAGGTGGCTAAGAGGCCATTTTGTGGCCTGCACAACATATACTCTAGCCAGTCTGTCAACTTCAGTTTGCCCAAAAAAAACCCCTAATTTTTTGACTACATGCTCAGAAAACTATACAGGAAAATAAGGTCTTAttttaaacacataaaatatagaCCCTCCTGCGGCTCAAAGACCGAAGACTCCTAATACTCCTTTTTTACATGAAAGGATGGAATCTAGGGttcttttaagcctaaaagatcctcttactatcaaacagaaacagtgGCATAAATAATCACTATGGGCCCAGCCATCAGTCTGACCATAAGAAGCATCTGAGCAtgatatatgtttatatatattatatacagtgggtacggaaagtattcagacccccttaaatttttcactctttgttatattgcagccatttgctaaaatcatttaagttcatttgttttcctcattaatgtacacgcAGCACCCCataatgacagaaaaacacagaattgttgacatttttgcagatttattaaaaaagaaaaactgaaatatcacatggtcctaagtattcagaccctttgctgtgacactcatatatttaactcaggtgttgtccatttcttctgatcatccttgagatagTTCTACtacttcatttgagtccagctgtgtttgattatactgattggacttgattaggaaagccacacacctgtctatataagaccttacagctcacagtgcatgtcagagcaaatgagaatcatgaggtcaaaggaactgcctgaagagctcagaaaCAGAactgtggcaaggcacagatctggccaaggttacaaaaaaatttccgCTGCACTTAAGATTCCTAAGAG
It encodes the following:
- the LOC137007536 gene encoding sushi, nidogen and EGF-like domain-containing protein 1; protein product: MKLLGILGIFYPYGGVEDVKNPQSDDGSSPLIPLLQPFVYFGRVYDKIFVNNNGDLTFDVPLSQWIPNYFPANSTKDIIAPLWTDINNRVGGTISYRQVIDGYLLNRASRDINQYYPNLNFSASWVFIATWDKVPYFGMTETSSSFQVVLVSGGSLSFVMMNYGNISSTVQRFQAGYDTINSTNYYSIPVADENKLSNCSNVNVPGRWIFRVDGGHKGNFTV